The sequence TCTGCAAACTTAAGAAAATCTTCAACTTGAGCCAATTTACGCTTTGCTCCGCAATTCATACGATTTTTCTCATAAACTGCCTGCCCTGTTTCAGGAAAATATACTTTGTATGTCGATAAATCAGTTCTCATCTGCATTGTTGTCCCTCTTTTAATTTCACGGCTAATTGTACTTGGCGAGCGACCTAGTTTATTAGCAATATAACGTTGACTCTTTCCTTCTTTTAAAAGAGCTGCAATCTGCCCTCTTTCATAAACACTTAAGTGTTTAAACTTATGCTCAGTTGTGGTAGACTTATATTGTACAGCCATAGTTGAGAACCTCCTGTATGTTTGGATTGGACACCTAAATCATACATGATTTCTCACTATGGTTGTCAATTTTTTATTTCATTTTACTGTTGCATTTAATTTTACAACGAACCAAAACTAAAGAATTATATGAAAAACTTGAAAAGAAAAAAGCCAAAAGAGATATGTATTCTTATATAGTTGACTTTGGAGTATCGAAAAAATGCAGTTCCACAAGATTAGCTGCCGTTTACAAAGAAGAATTAAGCGGAAACTATTATTCCGGCGAGGCAAAATCCAAAATTGATATGTTCAACCAAAGGGAAAAAAGTAACAATCAATTTGCTTTAAATATTAAGGATTTGGGTGTAAGTAAAAATGAAAAAAGCTATATAGCCATTACACATATTGACGGAAACAGGATGGGAAAGCGGATAAGCAACTTGAGAGAAAGTTTTAGAAGCAAGTATAATTCTGAAAATATAAAGGAAATAAATGAGCAATACATAAATGCATTGAATCAGTTTTCAATAGATATTGACAAGGCTTTTAAAACAGCTTTTAACAAAATGGTTGAGACAGTAGAAAAGAATCGTGAAAACTTGGAAAAAGAAGGAATGGAGCTTAAGAGTTCAGTTATACCGATTCGAAAAGTTGTGCTGGCAGGCGATGATGTTTGTTATATCACTGATGCGAGGATTGCTTTGGAATGTGCTTATATTTTCTTGCGAGAGTTGGAAAAGCATAGCGTTATGGGAGAAAAGATAACGGCCTGCGCCGGTATTGCAATTGTGAAAGAAAAATATCCGTTTTTTAAAACATACGAATTATCCGAAGAACTTTGTAAAAATGCAAAATCAAGTATTGAAGAAGGCAAAATTGAATCGAGGATTGACTGGCATATAGTTCAAGGGGAATACAATAACAATTTGGATGAGATTAGAAACACGGTTTATAAGACACTTGACGGTAAAGACCTTTCCATGAGACCGTTGGTGGTTTCAAAAGAATCAGATTCACCAAATCATTATTCTCTTTTTAGGAAGGATATAGAGGTAATAAGATCGAGAAAATTACCCAGGGGAAAAATAAAAGGAATGTTAAAAGAAATGAAAAAAGGAGAGGCTTATTTAGATACCTATATAGAAATTAATCAGATTTATAATGTACTTGGTGCACACCGGCTTAATGCAAAAAGCGGATTCCTAAACGGAAAATGTGTTTTGTTTGATGCAATAGAAGCATTGGATTATTTTATACCGTTTTGTGATGAGGAGGTGTAAGTATGGAAGAATATACATTGAAAATTGAATTATTGACGGACGCTGTTTTTGGAAGCGGTAATTCAGTTCCAGGGTTTGTTGATGCTGATGTTTTGCATGATGAATATGGATTTTTATATATCAACGGAAAAACTTTAAAAGGAAAACTGGGAGAAATGGCATCGGTATTTGTAAATATATTAATGGAAATAGATGAATGCAGAGAAATTGCAGAGATATTACAAAAGAAAAAAGAAGAGCTTTTTGGTGTGGCTGAGAAATACAGTCATAGCAAACTAAAATTTTCCGACTGCGAATTTTCGAAAAATATCAAAGATTATTTCAAGTGTTATATGAAAGACTCAGATATCAAGCCGGAGGAAATTTTAGAAGCACTAACGCATATAGAAACTCAGACATCTATTAATTACGTTTCAGGTGTTGCAAAGAAAAATTCATTAAGAAATTATAGAGTGATAAACAGGGGAATTGTGCTTTATTCGTCTGTTTATTCACCTAAGAAACTGGATGATGAGGATAAAATTCTTTTGGCTTCGGCTTGTTCGATGCTTCGTCATTTGGGCTCCAATGAAACAAAAGGAAAAGGAGAAGTCAGGGTTTCACTTTGGCTGAAAGAAAAAGAAGTAACACATGAATATATAAGACTTTTGGAAAAGAAGGTGAAGCTAAATGCATAAATGTATTCAGTTTGACATTCAGGCACTGGAGCCTTTGAAACTTGGCAAATTTGAAAGGGATTCAAATAATGAGTACAGCTATTCATATATTCCGGGTTCTGTAGTAAAAGGAGCCGTTGCTTGGGGATTGGTTGAAGAAAAAGGCTTTGTTCCGAAGGAGATATTGAACGGCAGTTCAATATTTTACAATGCTTATCCTTTGCTGGATGGTAATCCTGCAATACCAATGATGCAGGGGTATATGGGTGATAAGCAGGAGATACGTTCAAATAAAGATAATGTCCGTGTGGTACACTCATTTAACAGAAAAATAGAAAACAGCATTCCTTTAAACAATTATGAATTTGTGGTTAAAGATGCGGAAAATGAAAAGCTCCTGCTGGGATATAATCCGGGAAAGATCGAAAATCTTCATATCAATAAAAAAGATGCGTTAAATGACAGTAGTAAATTAAAAATGTTCAGATATGAGGCAATAAGAAAAGGTGAATGCTTTAGGGCCTATATTCGAGTTCCTGAGGAGCATTATGATGACATAGTAAAGATATTGAGTAAAGATTATATTTATTTCGGCGGTTCAAGGGGAAGTGGCTATGGAAAGTGCAGAGTAACCGGTATAAAAGAAGTTTCTGCTGTTTGTTTGTATGAATCGGATTTGGATATTAAAGAGGATTTATATATTTACTTTTTATCCGATGCAATACTGTATTACGACGGTAAAGTTAATACATACATACCGGAAAATGAATTAAAAGAAATGCTTGGAATTGAAGGTAAATGTGAATATGTAGAGTCCTATTCCGGTCTTGGAGTTGCGGCGTCTTACAATACTTTATACAGAACAAATACAGTTTGCTACACTGCTGTATTGAAGGGAAGTGTAATAAAATACAGAGTGGAAGGAAAGATTAACCCGGATAGAATAAAAAAATTGGCATCTGAAGGTGTTGGGCTAAGAAGAGAGGACGGATATGGCCAAATTGCCGTATTGGGCAAAATTCAAGATGATATGGTCGTTTCAAGATATAGGAAAAATGATATTGTTGAAAAATCAGATATTGAACTTACAGATGAGGACAAACGTGTTGTAAATATGATTTTATGTAATATTTTTAAGACCCGGTCAAAACTTCAAATTGAAAAAATGGTAATAGAACTGCTAAAAGATGTAAACAGACCGCAAGAGAGTCTTCAAAGTCAAATAGGAAAGCTTCTTAATATTTTTCAGAATGGTTTCTACCAGACGGAAGATGACTTTAGAAAATATTTGAATGAATATCTTGAACATATAAGAAAGAAAAAGGGAAAGGCCGTATGGCATAAATTGTATGACTTTACTGTTGCAAACACTTTGGACAAGTTCAGATCAGAAAGATTAAGTATTCAAAAAATGCTTGAGGATTTTGTACAGAATAAATTCAATTCTGTTTTCCGTGAAATTGAGAATATTGTGAATAAAGGCATTACTTTGGGTATTTACAAATATCCTGTTGAAAGTCAAAAAGCTCAAGTTCTACATAATCTTAAAATGGACTTCTTTATCAGCTTTTTTGAATACTGTCTGAGGATGAAAGAAAAAGAGGTGATATCATGATTTATAAAAACAGATTGCTTAAAACAATAAGATACAATGTTAAAGCAACAACGATTTCACCTTTGGCAATTAGAGATGACGAAGATAATCTAAAAATAGATCAATTGACAGGCAAAGTTTATATACCCGGTTCATCTGTTGCCGGTGCTTTTAGAAACTATTATGAAAATTATATTGATAAGAATTCCAATGAGAATTTTAATGAATTGTTTGGCGGCCAAAAAACAGGAATGAGTCAGATTGTTTTTTATGACGGTTATCTTGTTAATGATTATGTGAAAGAGATGATTTCGTCAAGACCGGGGATAAAGATGGATCTTAAAAGAATGACAGTTGAAGTTTCCGATGATGCAAAAAAATCCGGTAAGAAATTTAAAAGGCGTTTTTTAAATGAAGGATTAACTTTTGAGTTTGTTTTTGAGCTGAACAATTATGAAGATGATGCCGGAAAATTTGAAGAAAAGCAAAGAAAATTCGAAGAGTTGCTAAAAGCTTTCTCAATAGGGGATATTTCATTAGGAAGTAACAAAATGATTGGCTATGGGAGATTTAGAGTGGACTCAATTTCAAAAAGCGTGTTTGACTTTACAAATATTAATGATTTGTTGAAGTATATGTTGATGGAGACTGATAGCACTGAGATAACTCAAGATATATTAGGCAGGGAGCAAGAGACTTCAAAAGTTCGTTTTAAAATAAAAGGAAAAACTGTTACCCCTCTATTGGTGAAAGACGAAACAGTTCGTTTATCAAACGAGTCGGACGGCATTAACATAAAAGACAGTAGAGGCAACTATATTATTCCCGGAAGTTCAATTAAAGGTGTTATAAGGTCACGGGCGGAGAGACTGCACAGAACCTTTCCCTGCATTGGTGAGGAAATTTTAACAAATATTTTTGGTATAGAATCAAAAAAGGATGATGATGGACATATTTCAAGACTGAGTTGCTTTGATGCGGTAGTTAAAAATCCCAACAAAGGCATATACAACAAGATAAAGATTGACTATTTTACAGGAGGAGTCATGCAAGGAGCATTGATGAATGATGAGGTTGTAATGGGAGATGTTGAGATAGAGTGTACCTTTAATACATCAGGATTAAATGATTACAAAAGAGAGATTGGGCTTTTGCTTTTGGTGTTAAGGGATTTGTGCAAAGAAGATTTAAGTATAGGAAGCGGTTATGCTGTAGGAAGAGGATATATCAAGGCAGAAACTTTGGAATTGTATGACGGTGAAAAATTAGTTCTTGATTTTAAGTCACCAAATAGAGAGGTATTGAAAAGATTTGATTCCTATATATCGAGCTTGATGAATGTGGGGTGATGACAAATGAAAATTGAAAAAATTAAAAGCGGAGATATAGCTTCTTTGATAAAAGATTTTGACAATCGCATTATATACTACTTTGATAATTTGAAATTTGGCAAGGGACAGATAGAACTGGATACGGATAATGTTAATGAAGCCTTTTTCTTTGAAGAAGGGAAGTGTTTGCACATATACAGGGAAGATGGAATAAAAGGGATACTTTATATTGAAGAACCGGAGGATAAAGAGTTTATTTCGGAAGAACAGATTTTGGAAGAGAGGATTTTAAAAGAACCTCTTAAAGTTTTGGTTGTAAAAAAATATATTGAATATGATGAGGATGGACAGGCTTACATATCAAGAACGTTGCCGGCAAAGTTCATATAAGGGAGGAATGAATTATGGGCAATAATGAAAATGTTGTGTATAAATCAAAAGCACCATATAACTTTATTGGATTGGAAGACTTCATTTTGGATAAATGTAGTGATGAAGAAGAACTTTTAATGCATGAAAGGTATCATGAAGGTTTGAAGACAGGATGCATTCAGTATGAAATCGAGGTAATAACACCTCTTCATATTTCTGCAGGTAAAAAAGAATCTGGTAAAGAGAAAGAAGACAGTGAGGAAGAAAGTACCAGAGAAGAAGAACTCTTTAAAAATCCTCTTGGGCAATATGTTATTCCGGGGAATACAATTCGTGGCCTCACAAGGTACAACGCTTCCATATTTTCTTTTGCGTCAGTGATAAATGAGCCAAAAGGAAAGAAAGATATTGAAAACAAAAGATTTTTTTACAGAACTTTTGCATCCAAAGATGCAAATATAAGAAAGTGGTATTCTGATACTTTGGGAATGAGGCTGCGTCAAAGAGGAAGTTTTAAATACACTGTTCTTGAAAAGGTTCATGCCGGTTACATACGTAAAAGGGGAGAGGAATATGTTATTACTCCTGCAGTTAAGATAGGAAACAAAAATGTGGACGATGAAAGCAGAATGAAATCGTATATGCCAATACATGAGTGGGAACTAAGAAATTTAAACGTTCAAGGGGTATATTATTTATACAATGACAATCTCAAAAAAGAAGATTACAAAAGTGATTCGACTTTAAGAGAAAACCGTAACAGTCAGTACAGACCATACTTTATAGAAGTAAGATATAATGTTGCGGAGGGAAAACCTAAAATTGATATTAACGGAAAGTTCAAAGGTATGCTTGCCAATTCAAATTATATAAATAGCAAGAGGCACCACTATTTAATATTTGAGGAAGATAAAAACAGTGCTGAAATAGTTGTATCAAAAAAATTGGCAGAACTTTACACAGATGATTTGAAGTACACGCAAGAGCGCAATGCTGCAAGCAAAGAGATTTATAAAGAATATTATGAACTTCCCAAAGAAGGAGAAGTAAAACCGGTTTTCTTTGTAAAAGAAGGTGACAGGCTTATTTTTGGTTTTACTCCGTATCTGAGAATTCCGGCCGAAGGAGATATATACGGCGGAATACCGGAGGTTCACAAAAACTATACCGGAACGGATTTTGTTGATGCCATGTTTGGATGGAGAGATTTTAGAACGAAGCTTTCGTTTTTGGATGCTGTTTGTGAAAGCCCAAATCCTGAAATAACAAAAGAGTATGAAATGATGTTGGCGGAGCCAAAACCGTCATGGTATAAAGGTTATCTGAAACAAAGAAAAGACACTTTGGAATCGTATAGCACAGAAGGGTACGAAATAAGAGGACGGAAGTTTTACTGGATGAAAGAAAGCCTTGATATTAAGGGAATGGAAGAACAAGAAAAGAAAGAAAGACTTGTTACAAGGATGAAGTGCTATGCTGAAAATACTAAATTTATAGGAAAAGTTAAATTTGAAAATTTGACAGATGAGGAATTGGGACTTTTAATATACTCATTAAAACAAGGAGACACGGAAGGGTACTTTAACCTGGGTAAAGGAAAACCTTATGGATTCGGTAAATGCAGGATACGGATTTTGGGACTTTTTGTGGAAAATATAAAAGAAAAGTACACTTCTTTTAATGCTAATTATCTCAAGGAGGAAAAGTCAGACAAATATGTGGAAGCTTTTAGGAAATACATAATTGAACATTACAGAAAAAAGGTGAGCAATGTAAATGAAATTATAAGTTACAGGGAGTTTGAACTTAGTAAAAAGATTTTGAAAAATTCAGAAACCAGATATATGAAGGTGGGAGAGTTTGCTCAAAGAGCTGAGCTGCCTATGTTGGAAGATGCTGTCCGAGAGACCGGTAATGTAATATCTACAAAAATGAAAGGGGCAGAGAAGAAAAATAGTA comes from Acetivibrio thermocellus ATCC 27405 and encodes:
- a CDS encoding Cas10/Cmr2 second palm domain-containing protein translates to MYSYIVDFGVSKKCSSTRLAAVYKEELSGNYYSGEAKSKIDMFNQREKSNNQFALNIKDLGVSKNEKSYIAITHIDGNRMGKRISNLRESFRSKYNSENIKEINEQYINALNQFSIDIDKAFKTAFNKMVETVEKNRENLEKEGMELKSSVIPIRKVVLAGDDVCYITDARIALECAYIFLRELEKHSVMGEKITACAGIAIVKEKYPFFKTYELSEELCKNAKSSIEEGKIESRIDWHIVQGEYNNNLDEIRNTVYKTLDGKDLSMRPLVVSKESDSPNHYSLFRKDIEVIRSRKLPRGKIKGMLKEMKKGEAYLDTYIEINQIYNVLGAHRLNAKSGFLNGKCVLFDAIEALDYFIPFCDEEV
- a CDS encoding RAMP superfamily CRISPR-associated protein, which produces MEEYTLKIELLTDAVFGSGNSVPGFVDADVLHDEYGFLYINGKTLKGKLGEMASVFVNILMEIDECREIAEILQKKKEELFGVAEKYSHSKLKFSDCEFSKNIKDYFKCYMKDSDIKPEEILEALTHIETQTSINYVSGVAKKNSLRNYRVINRGIVLYSSVYSPKKLDDEDKILLASACSMLRHLGSNETKGKGEVRVSLWLKEKEVTHEYIRLLEKKVKLNA
- a CDS encoding RAMP superfamily CRISPR-associated protein — its product is MHKCIQFDIQALEPLKLGKFERDSNNEYSYSYIPGSVVKGAVAWGLVEEKGFVPKEILNGSSIFYNAYPLLDGNPAIPMMQGYMGDKQEIRSNKDNVRVVHSFNRKIENSIPLNNYEFVVKDAENEKLLLGYNPGKIENLHINKKDALNDSSKLKMFRYEAIRKGECFRAYIRVPEEHYDDIVKILSKDYIYFGGSRGSGYGKCRVTGIKEVSAVCLYESDLDIKEDLYIYFLSDAILYYDGKVNTYIPENELKEMLGIEGKCEYVESYSGLGVAASYNTLYRTNTVCYTAVLKGSVIKYRVEGKINPDRIKKLASEGVGLRREDGYGQIAVLGKIQDDMVVSRYRKNDIVEKSDIELTDEDKRVVNMILCNIFKTRSKLQIEKMVIELLKDVNRPQESLQSQIGKLLNIFQNGFYQTEDDFRKYLNEYLEHIRKKKGKAVWHKLYDFTVANTLDKFRSERLSIQKMLEDFVQNKFNSVFREIENIVNKGITLGIYKYPVESQKAQVLHNLKMDFFISFFEYCLRMKEKEVIS
- a CDS encoding RAMP superfamily CRISPR-associated protein encodes the protein MIYKNRLLKTIRYNVKATTISPLAIRDDEDNLKIDQLTGKVYIPGSSVAGAFRNYYENYIDKNSNENFNELFGGQKTGMSQIVFYDGYLVNDYVKEMISSRPGIKMDLKRMTVEVSDDAKKSGKKFKRRFLNEGLTFEFVFELNNYEDDAGKFEEKQRKFEELLKAFSIGDISLGSNKMIGYGRFRVDSISKSVFDFTNINDLLKYMLMETDSTEITQDILGREQETSKVRFKIKGKTVTPLLVKDETVRLSNESDGINIKDSRGNYIIPGSSIKGVIRSRAERLHRTFPCIGEEILTNIFGIESKKDDDGHISRLSCFDAVVKNPNKGIYNKIKIDYFTGGVMQGALMNDEVVMGDVEIECTFNTSGLNDYKREIGLLLLVLRDLCKEDLSIGSGYAVGRGYIKAETLELYDGEKLVLDFKSPNREVLKRFDSYISSLMNVG
- a CDS encoding TIGR03986 family type III CRISPR-associated RAMP protein; translated protein: MGNNENVVYKSKAPYNFIGLEDFILDKCSDEEELLMHERYHEGLKTGCIQYEIEVITPLHISAGKKESGKEKEDSEEESTREEELFKNPLGQYVIPGNTIRGLTRYNASIFSFASVINEPKGKKDIENKRFFYRTFASKDANIRKWYSDTLGMRLRQRGSFKYTVLEKVHAGYIRKRGEEYVITPAVKIGNKNVDDESRMKSYMPIHEWELRNLNVQGVYYLYNDNLKKEDYKSDSTLRENRNSQYRPYFIEVRYNVAEGKPKIDINGKFKGMLANSNYINSKRHHYLIFEEDKNSAEIVVSKKLAELYTDDLKYTQERNAASKEIYKEYYELPKEGEVKPVFFVKEGDRLIFGFTPYLRIPAEGDIYGGIPEVHKNYTGTDFVDAMFGWRDFRTKLSFLDAVCESPNPEITKEYEMMLAEPKPSWYKGYLKQRKDTLESYSTEGYEIRGRKFYWMKESLDIKGMEEQEKKERLVTRMKCYAENTKFIGKVKFENLTDEELGLLIYSLKQGDTEGYFNLGKGKPYGFGKCRIRILGLFVENIKEKYTSFNANYLKEEKSDKYVEAFRKYIIEHYRKKVSNVNEIISYREFELSKKILKNSETRYMKVGEFAQRAELPMLEDAVRETGNVISTKMKGAEKKNSNHKVKSDKRKNHNESNKTT